In Streptomyces nojiriensis, the sequence CCCGCGTGAGGCGGCGTACGCGCAGGTCAGGGAGCACATGCTGCCGCTGCTGGACGAGCTGACGCACGACGACGACCCGTTCTTGCTGCTGGAGTCCACGGCCGGGCAGGGCTTCTCGCTGTGTTCGCTCGCCGAGGACTTCGGGCCGTACTTCGACGCACTGGACCACCACCCGAAGCTGGGGATCTGCCTGGACACCTGCCACATCTTCGCGGCGGGTCACGACCTGGCGGAGCCGGGCGGGACGAAGGTGATGCTGGACCTGCTGGTGGACACGGTGGGCGAGGGCCGGCTGAAGCTGGTCCATGCGAACGACTCCAAGGAGGGCGTCGGCGCCCACAAGGACCGGCACGCCAACATCGGCCAGGGGCACATCGGCCGGGACGCCTTCGCGGAGCTGTTCACGCACCCCGCGATGGACGGCGTTCCGCTGGTCATCGAGACGCCCGGCGGCAAGGAAGGGCACGCGGCGGACGTCGCGCTGCTGAAGGAGCTGCGCGGCCCGCAGTGATCCGCTGATTCCTTGAGGAATACCCCAGGGGGGTATACGGTTCGGTCATATCGACGGAACCGCTACCCGGCGTTCCCACGAGGGGGTTGTCATGGAGCACATGCACGAGAGGCACGAGGGACACACGGCTCACGAAGGACACACGGGCCACGAAGAGCACCACCACCCCGGGTCCGCGCAGCCGCACGAGCACCACGCATCCGCGCACGGGGCCGGCGGCCCGGTCAGCTGGGGCATGGCCGCCCGGGCCACCCTCCACTGCCTCACCGGGTGCGCCATCGGCGAGGTGCTCGGCATGATCATCGGCACCGCGCTGGGCTGGGGGAACGCCGGGACGATGATCCTGGCGATCGTCCTCGCGTTCTTCTTCGGCTACGCGCTCACCCTGCGCGGGATCCTCGCCGCCGGCGTCGACCTCCGTACGGCCGTCCGGGTGGCGCTGGCCGCGGACACCCTTTCGATCGCCGTCATGGAGCTGATCGACAACGGGGTGATCGCCCTGTGGCCCGGCGCGATGGACGCGCACCTGTCGGACCCGCTGTTCTGGATCGTCCTGGCGATCGCGCTGGCGGCCGCCTTCGTGATCACGACCCCGGTCAACAAGTGGATGATCGGCCGCGGCAAGGGTCACGCGGTCGTGCACCGGTACCACCACTGAGCGAGCCCGGCCCGACCGGCGAGGCGCCCCGCTACAGTTCGGGGCCCTCCCCGGGCTCCTCCTGGTACGAGTAGCGCTGCTCGCGCCACGGGTCGCCGATGTTGTGGTAGCCGCGCTCCTCCCAGAAGCCGCGGCGGTCGGCGGTCATGTACTCGATGCCGCGGACCCACTTGGGGCCCTTCCAGGCGTACAGGTGCGGGACCACCAGCCGTACCGGGAAACCGTGCTCGGCGGTGAGCAGTTCACCGCCCTCGTGGGTGGCGAAAACGGTCCGGTCGGAGGCGAAGTCGGCCAGCCGCAGATTGGAGCTGAAGCCGTACTCGGCCCACACCATCACATGCGTGACCTGCGGTGCGGGGGGAGCCAGGGCGAGGACCTCACGGGCGAGCACACCGCCCCATTCGGCGCCCTGCATGCTGAACTTCGTGACGCAGTGCAGATCGGCCACGACGGAGTCGAACGGCAGGGCCGTGAACTCCTCATGGTTCCAGCAGTGCTTGTCCCCGTCGGCCGTCGCGCCGAAGACGCGGAACTCCCAGCGGTCCGGCTTGAACTTGGGTACGGGCCCGTAATGGGTGACCGGCCAGCCCCTCTGCAGCCGCTGCCCCGGTGGAAGCTCCAGCTGCTCTGCTCCCGGAGATTCCCGGCTTTCCGGCTGACCCATGACTCCATGGTGACAGACTGGGCAGGGTGGTCATGACCAGGCCTTGGTCGATTCGGGCAAGTC encodes:
- a CDS encoding deoxyribonuclease IV, translated to MRNPVGGHVPVAGGLASVGLTYAREMGAEAVQVFVANPRGWATPVGNPAQDERFRAECAAESIPAYVHAPYLINFGSHTEATVEKSVESLRHSLRRGREIGALGVVVHTGSATGGRPREAAYAQVREHMLPLLDELTHDDDPFLLLESTAGQGFSLCSLAEDFGPYFDALDHHPKLGICLDTCHIFAAGHDLAEPGGTKVMLDLLVDTVGEGRLKLVHANDSKEGVGAHKDRHANIGQGHIGRDAFAELFTHPAMDGVPLVIETPGGKEGHAADVALLKELRGPQ
- a CDS encoding DUF4396 domain-containing protein → MEHMHERHEGHTAHEGHTGHEEHHHPGSAQPHEHHASAHGAGGPVSWGMAARATLHCLTGCAIGEVLGMIIGTALGWGNAGTMILAIVLAFFFGYALTLRGILAAGVDLRTAVRVALAADTLSIAVMELIDNGVIALWPGAMDAHLSDPLFWIVLAIALAAAFVITTPVNKWMIGRGKGHAVVHRYHH
- a CDS encoding sulfite oxidase-like oxidoreductase; this encodes MGQPESRESPGAEQLELPPGQRLQRGWPVTHYGPVPKFKPDRWEFRVFGATADGDKHCWNHEEFTALPFDSVVADLHCVTKFSMQGAEWGGVLAREVLALAPPAPQVTHVMVWAEYGFSSNLRLADFASDRTVFATHEGGELLTAEHGFPVRLVVPHLYAWKGPKWVRGIEYMTADRRGFWEERGYHNIGDPWREQRYSYQEEPGEGPEL